In one Brevibacillus composti genomic region, the following are encoded:
- a CDS encoding ABC transporter permease — MSTLLDVFELFRNEWEMILVSTSEHLFMSVSGVIIAILIGVPLAIWMTKNEKLALIIQTSINIIQTIPSLALLLMIMIFFGLGYTTAILALVCYSFLPIVQNTYTGLQNVDRHLIEAGKGMGMTPLQLLLKVKIPLAMPVMMAGFRIATVVSIGVATIATFVGAGGLGAVIFRGILSTDDVRILAGSIPAAILAVSVDFLLKWAEKRSGVHLYKARNH; from the coding sequence ATGAGCACGCTACTGGATGTTTTCGAATTGTTCAGGAACGAGTGGGAAATGATCCTCGTATCGACGTCAGAGCATCTGTTTATGAGTGTATCCGGAGTAATCATCGCGATTCTCATCGGCGTGCCGCTGGCGATCTGGATGACGAAGAACGAGAAACTGGCCTTGATCATTCAAACGTCCATCAATATTATTCAGACAATTCCGTCACTTGCGTTGCTGTTGATGATCATGATCTTTTTCGGGTTGGGATACACGACCGCGATCCTGGCTCTGGTCTGTTACTCGTTTCTGCCGATCGTCCAAAACACGTACACAGGACTGCAAAATGTGGACCGGCATCTCATCGAAGCGGGCAAGGGCATGGGGATGACCCCGCTTCAATTGCTGCTGAAAGTGAAGATTCCCTTAGCTATGCCCGTCATGATGGCAGGATTTCGGATCGCCACGGTCGTGTCCATCGGTGTCGCCACCATTGCTACCTTCGTTGGGGCAGGGGGCCTGGGCGCGGTAATTTTCCGAGGGATATTATCCACGGATGACGTGAGAATTCTCGCCGGTTCGATCCCCGCCGCCATCCTGGCGGTCAGCGTGGATTTCCTCCTGAAGTGGGCGGAAAAGAGATCCGGCGTTCATCTGTACAAAGCGAGAAACCATTAA
- a CDS encoding tartrate dehydrogenase yields MKNIHKIAVIPGDGIGPEVIREGVKVLQKIAEWDERLQFQFDFFPWGCEYYVRHGKMMADDGMEQLQSFDAIYLGAVGYPGVPDHVSLWDLLLKIRKRFDQYVNLRPIKLLQGAPCPLRDVRREDIDMLFIRENSEGEYAGAGDWLFKGKPEEVVLQTGVFSRKGTERIIRYAYETARKTGKTLTSVSKGNALNYSMVFWDQVFEEIGKEYPDVQTYSYLVDAASMYMINQPKRFQIVVTSNLFGDILTDLGAALAGGLGLAAGANINPERIYPSMFEPIHGSAPDIAGQGIANPLAAIWSASQMLEFLGYEEWAHVVLEATEQVLKEQKALTPDLGGTASTSEAGDEVVLKMTEIIGKSFPTTASSNH; encoded by the coding sequence GTGAAAAACATCCATAAGATCGCAGTCATACCGGGCGACGGGATCGGGCCTGAAGTGATCCGCGAAGGGGTAAAAGTCTTGCAAAAAATTGCCGAATGGGATGAGCGCCTCCAGTTTCAATTTGATTTCTTTCCCTGGGGATGCGAGTACTATGTCCGGCATGGCAAAATGATGGCCGATGACGGCATGGAACAATTGCAGTCGTTTGATGCGATTTATTTGGGGGCCGTAGGGTATCCGGGCGTACCCGATCATGTTTCGCTCTGGGACCTGCTGCTCAAAATCCGCAAGCGGTTTGATCAATACGTAAACCTGCGGCCGATCAAGCTATTGCAAGGAGCGCCATGTCCGCTGAGAGATGTCAGGCGAGAAGACATCGACATGCTGTTCATCCGCGAAAACAGCGAAGGAGAATACGCGGGAGCCGGAGACTGGCTATTCAAAGGGAAACCGGAGGAAGTGGTTTTGCAAACCGGCGTTTTCTCCAGAAAAGGTACAGAGAGAATCATCCGCTACGCATATGAAACCGCGCGAAAGACGGGAAAAACCTTAACCAGCGTGAGCAAAGGCAATGCCTTGAACTACTCCATGGTGTTTTGGGATCAAGTGTTTGAGGAGATCGGGAAAGAGTATCCGGATGTTCAGACCTATTCGTACCTCGTCGATGCAGCGAGCATGTACATGATCAACCAGCCGAAACGGTTCCAGATCGTGGTCACGTCTAATTTGTTCGGAGATATCTTGACCGATCTGGGGGCAGCATTGGCGGGGGGACTGGGACTGGCGGCCGGAGCCAACATCAATCCGGAGAGAATCTACCCCTCCATGTTTGAACCCATTCACGGATCGGCCCCGGATATTGCCGGGCAAGGCATCGCCAATCCGCTTGCCGCGATCTGGTCGGCCAGTCAAATGCTCGAATTTTTGGGGTATGAAGAATGGGCGCATGTCGTTCTCGAGGCAACCGAGCAAGTGTTAAAAGAACAAAAGGCGCTTACACCGGATTTGGGGGGAACCGCCTCCACTTCAGAGGCAGGGGATGAAGTTGTCTTGAAGATGACGGAGATAATAGGGAAGAGCTTCCCCACTACAGCCTCATCCAACCATTAG
- a CDS encoding S-layer homology domain-containing protein gives MFADEASIAGYAKDFVYQLNAGGILGGVGNDLFDPSGVTTRAAAAKVLSILLNY, from the coding sequence CTGTTTGCGGATGAGGCTTCCATCGCCGGCTACGCCAAAGATTTTGTCTATCAGCTGAATGCTGGTGGTATCTTGGGCGGCGTTGGCAACGACCTTTTTGATCCCTCCGGAGTCACCACCCGCGCTGCTGCGGCTAAAGTTCTCTCCATCCTCCTGAATTACTAA
- a CDS encoding DUF3231 family protein, which translates to MGILSGTPEKEPMHYGEVFGVWSYLSTTKGLVAAYQTFINHTGDRDLRGFLEDVVRSMKQESEQVENLLKINGVGLPPSPPERPTASLESIPVGARFNDAEIAAGVGRDIAAGLTACSQVISQCIREDIAMMFGQFHMTKAQFGARLLRINKEKGWLVPPPLHVSTPEPVHA; encoded by the coding sequence ATGGGAATTCTTAGCGGCACTCCAGAAAAAGAACCAATGCACTACGGAGAAGTATTTGGCGTGTGGAGCTACCTCTCTACCACCAAAGGCTTGGTGGCGGCCTACCAAACCTTTATCAATCATACAGGTGACAGGGATCTCCGCGGATTTTTGGAAGATGTTGTACGCAGCATGAAGCAGGAAAGCGAGCAAGTGGAAAACCTCTTGAAAATCAATGGTGTAGGGCTGCCGCCTTCGCCTCCGGAGCGTCCAACCGCCTCCCTGGAGAGCATCCCGGTCGGTGCCCGCTTTAACGATGCGGAAATCGCCGCAGGGGTTGGCCGTGACATCGCTGCAGGACTGACTGCATGTAGCCAGGTGATCAGCCAATGCATTCGCGAGGACATTGCGATGATGTTTGGCCAGTTCCACATGACAAAAGCTCAATTCGGTGCAAGACTGCTGCGGATCAATAAGGAAAAAGGCTGGCTCGTGCCTCCTCCGCTGCATGTCAGCACGCCGGAGCCAGTTCACGCCTGA
- the queC gene encoding 7-cyano-7-deazaguanine synthase QueC, translating into MIQQQENGFENVASGNAAKHQNAASSEKAIVVFSGGQDSTTCLFWAMKHFREVEAVTFDYGQRHKLEVEVAARIAREQNIRHHVLDMSLLGQLAPNALTRDEIAIEEKQGELPTTFVDGRNLLFLSFAAVLAKQVGARRIVTGVCETDFSGYPDCRDVFIKSLNVTLNLAMDHPFVIDTPLMWLTKADTWKLADELGVLDYVRQHTLTCYNGIVADGCGECPACRLRKTGLEEYLSGIKGGMLA; encoded by the coding sequence ATGATTCAGCAACAGGAAAATGGCTTCGAGAACGTTGCCAGCGGGAACGCAGCCAAACACCAGAACGCTGCCAGCAGCGAAAAGGCCATCGTCGTCTTCAGTGGCGGCCAAGACAGCACCACCTGCCTTTTTTGGGCGATGAAGCACTTCCGTGAAGTGGAAGCCGTCACGTTTGACTATGGACAGCGTCACAAGCTGGAGGTAGAAGTGGCGGCCCGCATCGCCCGGGAGCAGAACATCAGGCACCATGTGCTAGATATGTCGCTGCTCGGCCAGCTCGCCCCCAACGCCCTGACCCGGGACGAGATCGCGATCGAAGAGAAGCAAGGCGAGCTGCCGACTACCTTCGTCGATGGGCGCAATCTGCTGTTTCTCTCTTTCGCCGCTGTCCTGGCCAAACAAGTCGGTGCCCGGCGGATCGTGACAGGCGTGTGCGAAACGGATTTCAGCGGATACCCGGATTGCCGGGATGTGTTTATCAAGTCGCTGAACGTGACGCTGAATCTCGCGATGGATCATCCGTTCGTCATCGACACGCCCCTGATGTGGCTGACCAAAGCGGACACCTGGAAGCTGGCCGATGAGCTGGGGGTCTTGGATTATGTCCGCCAGCATACCCTCACTTGCTATAACGGCATCGTGGCGGACGGCTGCGGCGAGTGCCCGGCCTGCCGTTTGCGGAAAACAGGTCTGGAAGAGTATCTGTCCGGCATCAAAGGGGGGATGCTGGCATGA
- the queD gene encoding 6-carboxytetrahydropterin synthase QueD, whose protein sequence is MMQQIYPSVAHPFRYELNKDLQFAAAHYVPSERAGKCSRVHGHTYFVNVTIAGNQLDETGFLADFSALKKIIHDRFDHSLLNEHAEFFDNEDADRFPTTEIVARTICDLIQAYLDQTENKPVCVQVFVRETPTSYVLYRPFAGGSHER, encoded by the coding sequence ATGATGCAGCAAATCTACCCCTCTGTCGCCCACCCGTTCCGCTACGAGCTGAACAAAGACCTGCAATTCGCGGCGGCTCACTACGTTCCCAGCGAACGGGCGGGCAAATGCAGCCGCGTCCACGGACATACCTATTTCGTCAATGTGACGATTGCCGGAAATCAACTGGATGAGACGGGGTTTTTGGCTGATTTTTCCGCGCTGAAAAAAATCATTCACGACCGGTTTGACCACAGTTTGCTCAATGAGCATGCGGAGTTCTTTGACAACGAAGACGCCGACCGCTTTCCGACGACAGAGATCGTCGCCCGGACCATCTGCGACTTGATCCAGGCCTATTTGGACCAGACAGAGAACAAGCCGGTATGCGTGCAGGTTTTCGTGCGGGAGACGCCGACCAGCTATGTGCTGTACCGACCGTTTGCGGGAGGTTCCCATGAGCGCTAA
- the queE gene encoding 7-carboxy-7-deazaguanine synthase QueE produces the protein MSAKRIPVMEIFGPTIQGEGMVIGQKTMFVRTAGCDYACSWCDSAFTWDGSGKDDIRMLTAEEIAAELLQTGGAAFSHVTISGGNPGLLPALDELIQLLHEQGMEVALETQGSRWQDWFLQIDQLTLSPKPPSSGMTTDWEKLDDIIHKLSAHARSFSLKVVVFDERDLRYAEEVHQRYPEVPFFLQPGNDDLREGNPHILLGHLLKRYEWLVEAVIASPSLKNVRVLPQLHTWIWGNKRGV, from the coding sequence ATGAGCGCTAAACGCATCCCGGTAATGGAGATCTTTGGGCCGACGATACAAGGGGAAGGCATGGTCATCGGGCAGAAAACGATGTTCGTGCGGACGGCGGGCTGCGATTATGCCTGCTCCTGGTGCGACTCGGCATTTACCTGGGACGGCAGCGGAAAAGACGATATCCGCATGCTGACCGCAGAAGAAATCGCAGCCGAGCTGCTGCAGACAGGCGGAGCGGCCTTTTCCCATGTGACCATATCCGGCGGCAATCCGGGGCTGCTCCCCGCCTTGGATGAGCTGATCCAGCTCTTGCATGAGCAGGGCATGGAGGTGGCGCTGGAGACACAAGGAAGCCGCTGGCAGGACTGGTTTTTGCAGATCGACCAGCTGACACTGTCGCCCAAGCCGCCGAGCTCCGGAATGACCACCGACTGGGAAAAGCTGGACGATATTATCCACAAGCTGTCGGCCCATGCCCGCAGCTTCAGCCTGAAAGTGGTGGTATTTGACGAACGCGATCTGCGCTATGCCGAAGAGGTGCACCAGCGGTACCCGGAGGTTCCTTTCTTTTTGCAGCCGGGCAATGACGACTTGCGGGAAGGGAATCCGCACATTTTGCTGGGGCATTTGCTGAAGCGCTACGAATGGCTGGTAGAGGCCGTTATCGCCTCTCCTTCATTGAAAAACGTGAGAGTTTTGCCGCAATTGCATACCTGGATTTGGGGAAACAAACGCGGAGTATGA
- a CDS encoding Rossmann-fold NAD(P)-binding domain-containing protein, translating into MKKAFVLGGTLFFGKRLVQHLLDRGWEVTIATRGIAADPFGEHIQRLILDRENKETLLSALGHTDTYWDCVFDQTCYSPLEIRDVLDVLHGRIGHYVLTSTMAVYEFGVRKQESEYDPLGYPIHYRGRREYPGLEGYREAKRQAEAVLFQSGIPGTAIRFPLVIGPDDYTGRFQFHVDRVKTGVPIGITRAEDRIGFIDSDDAARFLLFAAENKLIGSFNAGSPGDISFAELLERIGSQAKMDAQITAPADPAIRSPYDVGGSLSLDVSKACSAGFQFRQLDDLLNELIMHDLLQSE; encoded by the coding sequence ATGAAAAAGGCATTCGTGCTTGGCGGCACTCTATTTTTTGGCAAAAGACTGGTCCAGCATCTGCTCGACAGGGGCTGGGAGGTTACCATTGCGACACGGGGAATAGCTGCTGATCCTTTTGGCGAGCACATTCAACGGCTGATTCTGGATCGGGAAAACAAAGAGACACTTCTATCCGCTCTTGGTCATACAGACACCTACTGGGATTGCGTATTTGACCAGACCTGTTATTCCCCGCTGGAAATACGGGATGTGCTGGATGTCCTCCATGGCCGGATCGGGCACTACGTGCTTACTTCCACCATGGCCGTCTATGAGTTCGGGGTGCGCAAACAGGAAAGCGAGTATGACCCCCTCGGCTATCCCATCCACTACCGCGGCCGACGGGAGTACCCCGGACTTGAAGGGTACCGGGAAGCCAAAAGACAGGCAGAGGCTGTACTGTTCCAATCGGGAATACCGGGAACGGCGATCCGGTTTCCTCTGGTAATCGGTCCGGATGATTATACCGGCCGGTTTCAATTTCATGTCGATCGCGTCAAAACAGGAGTGCCGATCGGCATCACACGTGCCGAGGACCGGATCGGCTTTATCGACTCTGACGACGCCGCCCGTTTTCTCCTCTTTGCCGCCGAGAATAAGCTCATAGGTTCCTTCAACGCCGGTTCACCCGGAGACATCTCGTTTGCAGAACTGCTGGAGCGGATTGGCTCCCAAGCAAAAATGGACGCGCAGATCACGGCACCGGCCGACCCCGCAATCCGCTCTCCATATGATGTCGGCGGCTCTCTTTCTTTGGATGTGAGCAAAGCCTGTTCTGCAGGTTTTCAGTTCCGCCAGCTGGACGATCTCTTGAATGAGCTGATTATGCATGATCTCTTGCAATCCGAGTAA
- a CDS encoding DNA alkylation repair protein translates to MTVAEVMNRLEELGTEQTKKTLLRHGAKEPLYGVKVGDLKKPARDVKKDQPLALALFDTGNHDAMYLAGLCVQPKMTPTTCPLRPMTDWI, encoded by the coding sequence ATGACAGTCGCAGAGGTTATGAACAGGTTGGAAGAACTTGGGACAGAACAGACGAAGAAAACGCTTTTGCGGCATGGTGCAAAGGAGCCGCTGTACGGAGTGAAAGTGGGCGATTTGAAAAAGCCGGCAAGGGACGTCAAGAAGGATCAGCCGTTAGCCTTGGCCCTTTTTGATACAGGGAATCACGATGCGATGTATTTGGCCGGCCTGTGTGTCCAGCCGAAAATGACGCCAACTACTTGTCCATTACGCCCGATGACCGATTGGATCTGA